In Calditrichota bacterium, one genomic interval encodes:
- a CDS encoding aldo/keto reductase, with translation MEYTHLGRSGIKVSRLCLGTMNFGPLTEESDSFAIMDRALELGINFFDTANVYGWKIGEGVTEQIIGRWLAQGNGRRERIVLATKVYGKMGEGPNDRGLSAYHIKRACEDSLKRLRTDHIDLYQMHHIDRETPWEEIWQAMEQLHREGKVLYFGSSNFAGWQIAHAQCEAKKRNFMGLISEQSLYNLTARTIELEVVPVCRELGLGIIPWSPLGGGLLGGVLNKLSQGRRAEKLVLEKVKKYHSKLEAYETLCADMGERPANVALAWLLNRPGVTAPIIGPRTREQLEEAQRSLEIRLSDEVLQKLDEIWPGPGGEAPEAYAW, from the coding sequence ATGGAGTACACACATCTCGGACGCAGTGGCATAAAAGTGAGCCGTCTTTGTTTGGGTACGATGAATTTTGGTCCGCTAACGGAAGAATCGGACAGTTTTGCTATTATGGACCGGGCCCTGGAGCTGGGAATCAATTTTTTTGATACCGCCAATGTGTATGGCTGGAAAATAGGGGAGGGTGTAACCGAGCAAATCATCGGACGATGGTTGGCCCAGGGAAATGGCAGGCGTGAACGTATCGTGTTGGCCACAAAGGTGTATGGCAAGATGGGGGAGGGTCCAAATGACCGGGGGCTTTCCGCTTACCATATCAAACGGGCATGTGAGGACAGTTTAAAACGGCTGCGAACCGATCATATCGATTTATATCAGATGCACCACATCGACCGTGAGACCCCCTGGGAAGAAATCTGGCAGGCAATGGAACAATTACATCGGGAGGGGAAAGTCCTGTATTTTGGAAGCAGTAATTTTGCCGGTTGGCAGATCGCCCATGCGCAATGCGAAGCTAAAAAGAGAAATTTTATGGGCTTGATTTCCGAACAGAGTCTTTACAATTTGACGGCCAGGACAATTGAGCTGGAGGTGGTACCTGTCTGCCGTGAACTTGGGCTTGGAATTATTCCCTGGAGCCCGCTTGGCGGAGGACTTCTGGGGGGTGTTTTGAACAAACTCTCTCAGGGTCGAAGAGCTGAGAAACTTGTTTTGGAAAAAGTGAAAAAATACCACTCCAAACTTGAGGCGTACGAAACCCTCTGCGCTGACATGGGAGAACGTCCGGCCAACGTGGCTCTGGCCTGGCTGTTGAACCGGCCGGGGGTTACAGCTCCCATCATTGGTCCACGAACGCGTGAGCAATTGGAAGAGGCGCAGCGGTCGCTTGAAATTCGGTTGTCGGATGAGGTGCTTCAGAAACTGGATGAAATCTGGCCGGGCCCCGGCGGTGAGGCACCGGAGGCGTATGCCTGGTAA
- a CDS encoding PorV/PorQ family protein, with translation MKRVNRITNEKTSVFKIALAIVFALVVSAIGGNSVAQVRSGVAFLKILPGARQQSMSGSLTGLLDEDYAYYANPAATGFAREWQYSLTYTKWITDIYNISLNYGRGLSLPWNNRSRIMFGVNYQGVKEFDSSRGATPPASASDLLALVSVGSSFPRFSRNVSFGINAKYFRSNLAQYTANAVILDMGVLYRTHRFHFLNWKNGLFKYGIFSAGLAVTQLGNSMRFIDVATPLPRTYRGGVAFYTGTHNGFQIQLSLDVRKIRDEKTSLSLGSEISLGKRISIRGGYNFQNALLSKYSFGMGIRLDDYSTALKDFLPGRKHALKFDIAALQNMDFFSNASRISVTDYPIGPEKFEYQTPGKIETYTTEDSVTLRWQVTRDPDLFDEVQYGFYLTKDSLSLANYLKKLDQKKVDLSQKPEDAVVFALTPSVKIHEGKERRKFRVELSPLPIGNYFWSVWARDDDDHIRFAVKSGQKIQHFRVIAKEIPVPPDTTADLMLAKTAALPPLDVNIHFPFDSARLTPRAKEMLNILGMALNSKELRSTHVELGGHTDKRGSAAYNLRLSQRRVDRAKDYLIAVPAVDSSRLTAIGYGESRPLIKNATTEAEFAINRRVEIKLSRQQGSENSEKVTRLPVPKTIMAGKEFSYKINVKNKGPRPARSISIKDKLPSGIKIVSTSIQPDSLSGNLLFWKFDSLATGDSLVIVLKAKAPDFVDRNPKPFLNKSNVTAINDTSFFNNVDSVSVLVIGTPDTAVYFGFDSSNVRPQARKLLEQWANFIEASPRIPICIEGHTDSIGSDAYNMRLSIRRAKSVKKWLITWLRQHAASEVKEVHIYTIGYGERRPIATNKTEEGRQKNRRIVIHPRPCK, from the coding sequence ATGAAACGAGTGAATAGAATTACCAACGAGAAAACATCTGTTTTCAAAATTGCTTTAGCGATCGTTTTTGCGCTTGTGGTCAGTGCGATTGGAGGAAATTCCGTTGCACAGGTTCGTTCCGGTGTGGCCTTTTTAAAGATATTGCCAGGTGCTCGGCAGCAATCCATGTCCGGGAGTCTGACGGGGCTTTTGGATGAAGATTATGCCTATTATGCCAATCCGGCGGCCACAGGATTTGCGCGTGAGTGGCAGTATTCTTTAACCTACACGAAATGGATTACGGATATCTACAACATTTCATTAAATTATGGGCGGGGTTTGTCGCTTCCTTGGAACAACAGATCGCGCATCATGTTCGGGGTGAATTACCAGGGCGTAAAAGAATTTGACAGTTCCCGAGGCGCAACTCCACCGGCATCTGCCAGTGATTTGCTGGCCCTGGTCAGTGTGGGGTCGTCCTTTCCAAGATTCTCAAGGAATGTTTCATTTGGTATTAACGCGAAATACTTTCGTAGCAATTTGGCGCAGTACACCGCTAATGCCGTGATTTTGGACATGGGGGTTTTGTACCGGACGCACCGATTTCATTTCCTGAATTGGAAAAATGGTTTGTTTAAATATGGTATTTTTTCTGCAGGATTGGCCGTGACCCAGTTGGGAAATTCCATGCGGTTTATCGATGTAGCCACACCGCTGCCGCGGACGTACCGTGGCGGTGTGGCCTTTTACACCGGGACTCATAACGGATTCCAGATTCAACTTTCGCTGGATGTTCGGAAAATCCGCGATGAAAAAACATCATTGAGCCTGGGTTCTGAAATTTCCCTTGGTAAGAGAATTTCCATCCGCGGCGGTTACAATTTTCAAAATGCCCTTCTTAGTAAATATTCTTTCGGAATGGGAATTCGGCTGGACGATTACAGCACGGCTTTGAAAGATTTTCTGCCGGGGCGCAAACACGCACTCAAATTTGATATTGCCGCCCTTCAAAATATGGATTTCTTCTCGAATGCTTCTCGGATCAGTGTAACCGATTATCCGATTGGTCCCGAAAAATTTGAGTATCAAACACCCGGGAAGATTGAAACCTACACCACCGAAGACAGCGTTACCCTTCGCTGGCAAGTAACTCGCGACCCCGATCTTTTTGATGAGGTGCAGTACGGATTTTATCTGACAAAAGACAGCCTGAGTCTGGCTAATTATCTGAAAAAATTGGATCAAAAAAAGGTTGATCTCTCCCAAAAACCAGAAGACGCCGTTGTGTTTGCGCTGACGCCCTCTGTGAAAATTCATGAAGGTAAGGAGCGGCGCAAATTTCGTGTGGAGTTGTCACCCCTGCCAATCGGAAATTATTTTTGGTCGGTTTGGGCAAGAGATGACGATGATCACATTCGGTTTGCAGTAAAATCGGGACAAAAAATTCAACATTTTAGAGTGATAGCCAAAGAGATTCCCGTTCCTCCGGACACAACCGCTGACCTGATGCTGGCCAAAACGGCTGCTCTTCCTCCGCTGGATGTAAATATTCATTTTCCGTTTGATTCGGCTCGATTGACTCCCCGCGCAAAAGAAATGCTAAACATTCTTGGGATGGCTCTCAATTCCAAGGAGCTCCGATCCACGCACGTGGAACTGGGGGGACACACCGACAAACGCGGATCTGCCGCCTACAATTTAAGGCTGTCTCAGCGGCGTGTCGATCGTGCAAAGGATTATTTGATTGCCGTACCGGCTGTGGATTCGTCCCGGTTAACGGCCATCGGATACGGCGAAAGCCGGCCTCTTATAAAGAATGCCACAACGGAGGCAGAATTTGCGATTAACCGCAGGGTGGAAATTAAGCTGTCCCGTCAACAGGGATCCGAAAATAGCGAAAAAGTGACCCGTCTTCCGGTTCCCAAAACGATTATGGCCGGAAAAGAATTTTCCTATAAAATTAATGTGAAGAATAAGGGGCCCCGGCCAGCCCGATCCATTTCGATCAAAGATAAGCTGCCCTCAGGGATAAAAATTGTAAGCACCTCTATTCAACCGGACTCTCTTTCGGGTAATCTGCTGTTCTGGAAGTTTGATTCCCTGGCTACGGGAGATTCTCTCGTTATCGTACTCAAGGCCAAAGCACCGGATTTCGTAGATAGAAATCCCAAACCATTCTTAAACAAGAGCAATGTGACGGCCATCAACGATACCTCCTTTTTTAATAATGTGGACAGCGTCTCTGTTCTTGTAATCGGAACACCCGACACAGCCGTGTATTTCGGATTTGACAGTTCCAATGTCAGGCCGCAGGCCCGGAAGCTCTTGGAACAGTGGGCCAATTTTATTGAAGCCTCTCCCCGGATCCCAATCTGCATTGAGGGACATACCGACAGCATCGGTTCCGACGCCTATAACATGCGTCTCTCCATTCGGCGGGCTAAGTCAGTGAAAAAATGGCTCATAACCTGGCTCAGACAACACGCGGCTTCAGAAGTAAAAGAGGTCCATATTTACACCATTGGATATGGGGAAAGACGGCCCATTGCTACGAATAAAACAGAAGAAGGCCGGCAAAAAAATCGGAGAATTGTGATTCATCCGAGGCCGTGTAAATAG